The following proteins are encoded in a genomic region of Mycobacterium kiyosense:
- a CDS encoding KsdD-like steroid dehydrogenase gives MSEATAGSDELKAFTADAIVVGAGLAGLVAACELAERGLRVLILDQENSANLGGQAYWSFGGLFFVNSPEQRRLGIRDSHELALQDWLGTAAFDRPEDYWPEQWAHAYVDFAAGEKRSWLRARGLKIFPLVGWAERGGYDAQGHGNSVPRFHITWGTGPALVEIFARQLRNRPNVRFAHRHQVDRLIVAGDAVTGVRGTVLEPSDQPRGVPSSRKGLRKFEFRAGAVIVTSGGIGGNHDLVRKNWPRRMGRAPKQLLSGVPAHVDGRMLGIAQKAGARVINPDRMWHYTEGITNYEPVWPQHGIRIIPGPSSLWLDGEGNRLPVPLYPGFDTLGTLEHIAHTGYDYTWFVLNAKIIEKEFALSGQEQNPDLTGQSVRQLLRSRASSGPPAPVQAFIDRGVDFVTADSLPGLVAAMNELPDVQPLDYDTVAAAVTARDREVANRFTKDGQITAIRAARTYLGDRLGRVVAPHRLADPKAGPLIAVKLHILTRRRWAA, from the coding sequence ATGAGCGAAGCGACTGCGGGTTCCGACGAGTTGAAAGCCTTCACGGCGGACGCGATCGTCGTCGGTGCCGGGCTGGCCGGACTGGTGGCGGCCTGCGAACTGGCGGAACGCGGTCTGCGGGTGCTGATCCTGGACCAGGAGAACAGCGCCAACCTGGGCGGGCAGGCGTACTGGTCGTTCGGTGGCCTGTTCTTCGTCAACAGCCCCGAGCAGCGTCGGCTGGGCATTCGCGACAGCCACGAACTCGCGCTGCAGGACTGGCTGGGCACCGCAGCGTTCGACCGGCCCGAGGATTACTGGCCGGAGCAGTGGGCGCACGCGTACGTCGACTTCGCGGCGGGGGAGAAGCGCAGCTGGCTACGGGCCCGCGGCCTGAAGATCTTCCCGCTGGTCGGCTGGGCCGAGCGGGGAGGTTACGACGCACAGGGACACGGCAATTCGGTGCCGCGGTTCCACATCACCTGGGGCACCGGGCCCGCGCTGGTCGAGATCTTCGCCCGGCAGCTGCGCAACCGGCCGAACGTGCGGTTCGCGCACCGCCATCAGGTGGACCGGTTGATCGTGGCGGGCGACGCGGTGACCGGTGTCCGGGGCACCGTGTTGGAACCGTCCGATCAGCCGCGCGGGGTGCCGTCCTCACGGAAAGGGTTGAGAAAGTTCGAGTTTCGCGCCGGCGCGGTGATCGTCACCAGCGGGGGCATCGGCGGCAACCACGATCTGGTGCGCAAGAACTGGCCGCGTCGGATGGGCCGCGCGCCCAAGCAGTTGCTCAGCGGGGTGCCCGCGCACGTGGACGGCCGGATGCTCGGCATCGCCCAGAAAGCCGGTGCGCGGGTGATCAACCCCGACCGGATGTGGCACTACACCGAAGGCATCACCAACTACGAACCGGTCTGGCCGCAGCACGGTATCCGGATCATTCCCGGGCCGTCGTCGCTGTGGCTGGACGGGGAGGGCAATCGGCTGCCGGTGCCGCTGTATCCGGGCTTCGACACGCTGGGCACCTTGGAGCACATCGCCCATACCGGTTACGACTACACGTGGTTTGTGTTGAACGCCAAGATCATTGAGAAGGAATTCGCGCTGTCGGGCCAGGAGCAGAACCCGGACCTGACCGGGCAGAGCGTGCGCCAGTTGCTGCGCTCGCGGGCCAGTTCCGGTCCGCCGGCGCCAGTGCAGGCGTTCATCGACCGGGGCGTGGACTTCGTCACCGCCGATTCACTGCCCGGGCTGGTGGCCGCCATGAACGAGTTGCCCGACGTGCAGCCGCTGGACTACGACACCGTGGCGGCGGCCGTCACCGCGCGCGATCGTGAGGTGGCCAACCGGTTCACCAAGGACGGTCAGATCACCGCGATCCGCGCCGCCCGCACCTATCTGGGTGACCGTTTGGGTCGGGTGGTCGCGCCGCATCGTCTGGCCGATCCCAAGGCTGGCCCGCTGATCGCGGTCAAGTTGCACATCCTCACCCGAAGACGTTGGGCGGCATAG
- the emrB gene encoding multidrug resistance protein B, whose product MDKAPSAPADAALPATATGQSNVHHDYPDKLDAATFRTAGVCILASMMMAVDATIVNVAQRTFIVDFESTQAVVGWTMTGYTLALATVIPIAGWAADRFGTKRLWMGSVLAFIVGSLLCAMAPNILLLIIFRVVQGMCGGMMMPLGFTILTQVAGPKRLGRLMSILGIPMLIGPISGPILGGWLIGEFGWPWIFLVNLPIGLCAFCLALFVFPRDEPAPSETFDVVGVLLLSPGLATFLFGVSSVPGRGTVADRHVLIPVIAGLALIVMFVLHAWFRAEHPLIDLRLFKIPLVTRANVTALLFAIAFFGSALLLPSYLQQVSHQTPLQSGMLLIPQGIGAMLTMPLAGVFVDRSGPGKAVLFGIGLITVGMAAITFAVARHADYLPTMCAGLVIVGMGMGCTMMPLSGAAVQALSPHDIARGSTLISVNHQVGGSIGTALMSMVLTSQFNRSETITAANKLARLQQESIRRGVPIEPSAIPRRTLDPEFGTVLLHDLSHAYTVVLAIAVVLVALTLIPAAFLPKTPAL is encoded by the coding sequence ATGGATAAGGCGCCTTCCGCACCGGCTGACGCCGCGCTGCCCGCCACCGCCACGGGGCAGTCGAATGTCCACCACGACTACCCCGACAAGCTCGACGCCGCGACTTTCCGGACGGCCGGGGTGTGCATCCTGGCGTCGATGATGATGGCGGTCGACGCCACCATCGTCAACGTCGCCCAACGCACCTTCATCGTCGACTTCGAGTCCACTCAGGCCGTGGTCGGCTGGACCATGACCGGCTACACGCTGGCGCTGGCCACCGTCATCCCGATAGCCGGCTGGGCGGCCGACCGATTCGGCACCAAGCGGCTGTGGATGGGTTCGGTGCTGGCGTTCATCGTCGGTTCGCTGCTGTGCGCGATGGCGCCGAACATCCTGCTGCTCATCATCTTTCGCGTGGTGCAGGGCATGTGCGGCGGGATGATGATGCCGTTGGGATTCACGATTCTGACGCAGGTGGCGGGTCCGAAACGGCTCGGCCGGCTGATGTCGATCCTGGGTATCCCGATGCTGATCGGCCCGATCAGCGGGCCGATCCTGGGCGGCTGGCTGATCGGCGAATTCGGCTGGCCGTGGATCTTCCTGGTCAATCTGCCGATCGGATTGTGCGCGTTCTGCTTGGCGTTGTTCGTGTTCCCGCGCGACGAGCCGGCGCCGTCGGAGACCTTCGACGTGGTCGGCGTGCTGCTGCTGTCACCCGGCCTGGCCACCTTTCTGTTCGGGGTGTCGTCGGTTCCCGGCCGCGGCACGGTGGCCGATCGGCACGTGCTGATACCGGTGATCGCCGGCCTCGCCTTGATCGTGATGTTCGTCCTGCACGCCTGGTTCCGCGCCGAGCATCCGCTGATCGACCTACGCCTGTTCAAGATCCCACTGGTCACCCGCGCCAATGTGACGGCCCTGCTGTTCGCGATCGCCTTCTTCGGCAGCGCGCTGCTGTTGCCGAGCTATCTGCAGCAGGTCTCCCACCAGACGCCGCTGCAATCCGGGATGCTGCTCATCCCGCAGGGCATCGGCGCGATGCTGACCATGCCGTTGGCCGGCGTGTTCGTGGACCGCAGCGGACCCGGGAAGGCGGTGCTGTTCGGCATCGGGCTGATCACGGTGGGCATGGCCGCGATCACCTTTGCCGTCGCGCGGCATGCCGACTATCTGCCGACGATGTGCGCCGGGCTGGTGATCGTCGGGATGGGCATGGGTTGCACGATGATGCCGTTGTCCGGGGCCGCGGTCCAGGCCCTGAGCCCGCACGACATCGCCCGCGGTTCGACGTTGATCAGCGTGAACCACCAGGTCGGCGGATCCATCGGCACGGCGCTGATGTCGATGGTGCTGACCTCCCAGTTCAACCGGAGCGAGACCATCACCGCGGCGAACAAACTCGCGCGTCTGCAGCAGGAGTCGATCAGGCGCGGGGTACCGATCGAACCGTCGGCGATACCGCGGCGGACGCTGGATCCGGAGTTCGGCACCGTTTTGCTGCACGATCTGTCGCACGCCTACACGGTGGTGTTGGCGATCGCGGTGGTGCTGGTGGCGTTGACGCTGATCCCGGCGGCGTTCCTGCCGAAGACTCCGGCCCTCTGA
- a CDS encoding TetR family transcriptional regulator — translation MLFGVSRPTYHHGDLRAVILAEAARAVAERGAERISLRELARDAGVSHAAPAHHFTDRRGLFTALATQGFQLLAAALIAAMPAPGAQFSDAALAYVRFALQHPGHYQVMFNRSLLDGSDAELAAAEAAAAAELSRGVATLHDPKARADPAGAELAAWSLVHGFSMLWLNGAVRVKAADPMDTVARIATMLFDG, via the coding sequence ATGCTGTTCGGCGTGAGCCGGCCGACCTACCACCACGGCGATCTGCGGGCCGTCATCCTGGCCGAAGCCGCCCGAGCCGTGGCCGAGCGCGGCGCCGAACGGATTTCGCTGCGCGAACTCGCGCGCGATGCCGGAGTGTCGCACGCCGCCCCGGCCCACCATTTCACCGACCGCCGGGGCCTGTTCACCGCGCTGGCCACCCAGGGGTTCCAGCTGCTGGCCGCGGCCCTCATCGCGGCGATGCCGGCGCCCGGTGCTCAGTTCTCCGACGCGGCCCTGGCCTATGTGCGGTTCGCCCTGCAGCACCCCGGCCACTACCAGGTCATGTTCAACAGGTCTCTGCTGGACGGCTCCGACGCCGAACTCGCCGCCGCCGAGGCCGCCGCGGCGGCCGAGTTGTCCCGTGGGGTGGCGACGTTGCACGACCCGAAGGCTCGTGCCGATCCCGCGGGTGCCGAACTGGCGGCGTGGTCTCTGGTGCACGGCTTTTCGATGTTGTGGCTCAACGGCGCGGTCCGGGTGAAGGCGGCCGACCCGATGGACACCGTCGCCCGCATCGCGACGATGCTCTTCGACGGCTGA
- the ptrB gene encoding oligopeptidase B: MTGHSAPPVAKRVETRREHHGDVFVDPYEWLRDKDNPEVIAYLEAENDYVDQVTSHLEPLRQQIFEEIKARTKETDLSVPTRRGDWWYYARTFEGKQYGVHCRCPVSDPDDWSPPQFDERTEIPGEQVLLDENSEADGHDFFALGAASVSLDANLLAYSVDVVGDERYTLRFKDLRTGELYPDEITGIGAGVTWAADNATVYYSTVDDAWRPDTVWRYRLGSGGPPVQVYHEPDERFWLGVGRTRSDAYVVIAAGSSITSEVRYADAADPDAQFRVVLPRREGVEYSVEHAVIGGQERFLILHNDEAVNFTLVQAPVEDPSRQTTLIAHRDDVRLDGVDAFADHLVVSYRRAALPRIQLWPFGSDGSYGTPTELEFDSELMSSGLGANPNWVTPKLRVGAGSFVTPVRIYDMDLVTGERTLLKEQPVLGDYRREDYVERRDWAIAADGARIPVSIVHRADIEFPAPALIYGYGAYEMCEDPRFSIARLSLLDRGMVFVVAHVRGGGEMGRLWYEDGKLLRKKNTFTDFIAVARHLVDSGLTRPQQLVALGGSAGGLLMGAVANMAPDLFAGILAQVPFVDPLTTILDPSLPLTVTEWDEWGNPLSDSDVYAYMKSYSPYENVVRQRYPAILAMTSLNDTRVYYVEPAKWVAALRYANAEGNRVLLKTQMKAGHGGISGRYERWKETAFQYAWLLSTAEGDDERGA, encoded by the coding sequence ATGACCGGACATTCGGCACCACCCGTTGCCAAGCGGGTGGAAACCCGCCGCGAGCATCACGGCGACGTCTTCGTCGATCCCTATGAGTGGTTGCGCGACAAAGACAATCCCGAGGTGATCGCCTACCTGGAAGCCGAGAACGACTACGTCGATCAGGTCACCAGCCACCTCGAGCCGTTGCGGCAGCAGATCTTCGAGGAGATCAAGGCGCGCACCAAGGAGACCGATCTGTCGGTGCCCACCCGGCGCGGCGACTGGTGGTACTACGCCCGTACCTTCGAGGGCAAGCAGTACGGGGTCCATTGTCGTTGTCCGGTAAGCGATCCCGACGACTGGTCCCCGCCGCAGTTCGACGAGCGCACCGAGATCCCCGGTGAGCAGGTGCTGCTGGACGAGAACAGCGAGGCCGACGGCCACGACTTCTTCGCGCTCGGTGCCGCCAGTGTCAGCCTGGACGCCAACCTGCTGGCGTACTCCGTCGACGTGGTCGGCGACGAGCGATACACGCTGCGGTTCAAGGACTTACGCACCGGCGAGCTGTATCCCGACGAGATCACCGGCATCGGCGCCGGGGTGACCTGGGCGGCCGACAACGCCACCGTCTACTACAGCACGGTGGACGACGCCTGGCGACCGGATACGGTGTGGCGCTACCGACTCGGTTCCGGCGGCCCTCCGGTGCAGGTCTACCACGAACCCGACGAACGGTTCTGGCTGGGCGTGGGACGTACCCGCAGCGACGCCTACGTGGTGATCGCGGCGGGATCGTCGATCACCTCGGAAGTGCGTTACGCCGACGCGGCCGACCCCGACGCGCAGTTCCGCGTCGTGCTGCCGCGCCGCGAGGGTGTCGAGTACTCGGTGGAGCACGCCGTCATCGGCGGCCAGGAGCGGTTCTTGATCCTGCACAACGACGAAGCGGTGAACTTCACGCTGGTGCAGGCGCCGGTCGAGGACCCGTCGCGGCAGACCACCCTGATTGCCCACCGCGACGACGTCCGCCTCGACGGTGTGGACGCCTTCGCCGACCACCTGGTGGTCAGCTACCGCCGCGCGGCGCTGCCGCGAATCCAGTTGTGGCCGTTCGGTTCTGACGGGAGCTACGGCACCCCGACGGAATTGGAGTTCGACTCGGAGCTGATGTCGTCCGGTCTGGGCGCCAACCCGAACTGGGTGACACCCAAGTTGCGGGTCGGCGCCGGGTCGTTCGTGACGCCGGTCCGGATCTACGACATGGATCTGGTGACCGGCGAACGCACCCTGCTCAAGGAACAGCCGGTGCTCGGTGATTACCGTCGCGAAGACTACGTGGAACGGCGCGACTGGGCTATCGCCGCGGACGGCGCCCGCATCCCGGTCTCGATCGTGCACCGCGCTGACATCGAATTCCCGGCTCCGGCACTGATTTACGGTTATGGCGCCTACGAGATGTGCGAGGACCCGCGGTTCTCCATCGCCCGGTTGTCGCTGCTCGATCGGGGCATGGTGTTCGTCGTGGCGCATGTGCGTGGCGGCGGCGAGATGGGCCGGCTGTGGTACGAGGACGGCAAGCTACTGCGTAAGAAGAACACCTTCACCGACTTCATCGCGGTGGCAAGGCATCTGGTGGATTCGGGGCTGACCCGGCCGCAGCAACTGGTGGCCCTGGGCGGCAGCGCCGGTGGTCTGCTGATGGGTGCGGTGGCCAACATGGCCCCGGACCTGTTCGCCGGGATCCTGGCCCAGGTGCCGTTCGTCGACCCGCTGACCACCATCCTGGATCCGTCGCTGCCGCTCACCGTCACCGAGTGGGACGAGTGGGGAAATCCGTTGAGCGACAGCGATGTCTATGCGTATATGAAGTCGTATTCGCCCTACGAGAACGTGGTGCGCCAGCGGTATCCGGCGATCCTGGCGATGACGTCGCTGAACGACACCCGGGTCTACTACGTCGAACCGGCCAAATGGGTCGCCGCGCTGCGGTACGCCAACGCCGAGGGTAATCGGGTGCTGCTGAAGACTCAGATGAAGGCCGGTCATGGCGGAATCAGCGGACGTTACGAACGCTGGAAGGAGACCGCGTTCCAGTACGCGTGGTTGCTAAGCACCGCCGAGGGCGACGACGAGCGCGGCGCCTAG
- the purC gene encoding phosphoribosylaminoimidazole-succinocarboxamide synthase: MRPALSDYRHLASGKVREIYVVDDDHLLLVASDRISAYDFILASTIPDKGRILTAMSVFFFGLVSRLTDFPNHLAGPPDDPRIPDEVLGRALVVRRLEMMPVECVARGYLTGSGLLDYQATGSVCGIPLPPGLVEASKFTTPLFTPATKAELGDHDENIAFDRVIELVGAVRANQLRDRTLQIYVQAADHALSRGIIIADTKFEFGTDAGGQLVLADEIFTPDSSRYWPAAEYRPGVVQTAFDKQFVRNWLTSAESGWDRHGTEPPPPLPDEVIDATRGRYIEAYERISGLKFDDWIGPGA; the protein is encoded by the coding sequence ATGCGACCCGCATTGTCCGATTACCGGCATCTGGCCAGCGGCAAGGTTCGCGAGATCTACGTCGTCGACGATGACCACCTGCTGCTGGTTGCCTCCGACCGGATCTCCGCGTACGACTTCATCCTGGCCAGCACCATCCCCGACAAGGGCCGCATCCTGACCGCGATGAGCGTGTTCTTCTTCGGCCTCGTCTCCCGGCTCACCGACTTCCCCAACCACTTGGCCGGCCCGCCGGACGACCCGCGGATCCCGGACGAGGTGCTGGGCCGGGCGCTGGTGGTGCGGCGCCTGGAGATGATGCCGGTGGAATGCGTGGCCCGCGGTTATCTCACCGGCTCGGGGCTGCTGGACTATCAGGCGACCGGCAGCGTCTGCGGCATTCCGTTGCCGCCGGGGCTGGTGGAGGCCAGCAAGTTCACCACGCCGCTGTTCACCCCGGCCACCAAGGCCGAGCTGGGCGACCACGACGAGAACATCGCCTTCGACCGGGTCATCGAGCTGGTCGGCGCGGTGCGCGCCAACCAGTTGCGTGACCGTACCTTGCAGATCTACGTGCAGGCCGCCGATCATGCGCTGAGCAGAGGAATCATCATCGCCGACACCAAGTTCGAGTTCGGTACCGACGCCGGCGGACAGCTGGTGCTGGCCGACGAGATCTTCACACCGGATTCGTCGCGGTACTGGCCGGCCGCCGAGTACCGGCCGGGCGTGGTGCAGACCGCGTTCGACAAGCAGTTCGTGCGCAACTGGCTCACCAGCGCCGAGTCCGGCTGGGACCGGCACGGCACCGAGCCGCCGCCGCCGCTGCCCGACGAGGTCATCGACGCCACCCGCGGTCGGTATATCGAAGCATACGAACGTATTTCGGGCTTGAAGTTCGACGACTGGATCGGTCCCGGCGCATGA